One window of the Triticum dicoccoides isolate Atlit2015 ecotype Zavitan chromosome 3B, WEW_v2.0, whole genome shotgun sequence genome contains the following:
- the LOC119279769 gene encoding bZIP transcription factor ABI5 homolog: MVKVNAKNDGALSRHCRSCIWLRMTRHSAFITVPEGRSAGLTFWSFFVFDATALTVLVSIETLEQFLVKVGVVRGSSTGGQAPVPVGLVHGQMNPAQQEHQLGRMMYPMALANIMFQVMGDDMGFVPNGYVVIFVVPPSPPRQGSVGIVSHGLSDGRSAMTKADMMNYMGDRAMMENGGARKHGAPDDQSCKRSIERCHRRMIKNRESATRSCARKQAYTVELEAELNHLKEENARLKAEEKKILLTKKQMLVEKMIEQSKENVNAKKGGTLSRCCGNCIWYMGLSELQTNGTKEN, from the exons atggtaaaagtcaatgccaAGAACGATGGTGCCCTCTCGCGGCATTGCAGGAGCTGCATCTGGTTAAGGATGACCCGCCATTCAGCTTTTATAACCGTGCCGGAAGGACGATCAGCAGGACTAACATTCTGGTCATTTTTTGTGTTTGATGCAACTGCACTAACAGTTCTCGTGTCGATA GAGACGCTGGAGCAGTTCCTTGTCAAGGTCGGCGTGGTCCGAGGATCTAGCACCGGCGGCCAGGCACCTGTGCCAGTCGGCTTAGTCCATGGACAGATGAACCCCGCGCAGCAGGAGCACCAGCTTGGCCGAATGATGTACCCGATGGCACTAGCCAACATCATGTTCCAGGTGATGGGCGACGACATGGGGTTTGTCCCCAACGGGTACGTAGTGATTTTCGTGGTGCCGCCATCACCACCTCGTCAAGGCAGTGTGGGTATTGTGAGCCACGGGTTGTCGGACGGGAGGAGCGCCATGACTAAAGCTGACATGATGAACTACATGGGCGACAGAGCGATGATGGAGAACGGCGGCGCCCGGAAACACGGTGCcccggatgatcagtcctgcaagaGGAGTATCGAGCGTTGCCACCGCCGCATGATCAAGAACCGCGAGTCAGCCACACGATCGTGTGCCAGGAAGCAG GCTTATACCGTGGAGCTTGAAGCTGAACTGAACCACCTCAAGGAGGAGAATGCACGTCTGAAAGCTGAGGAG AAGAAAATTCTGCTGACCAAGAAACAAATG CTGGTGGAGAAGATGATAGAACAGTCCAAGGAGAACGTGAACGCCAAGAAGGGCGGCACCCTCTCACGGTGCTGCGGCAACTGCATCTG GTATATGGGTTTGTCAGAACTTCAGACAAATGGAACAAAAGAAAACTAG